TCCAAGAGGGCCTGGAGGTTTCTCTGCAGCTACCACTGGAGAGTGGAGCAGCAGGATGGTAGGAGTCAACTAAACTCTCAAACAATCTTGTTCTTTTCCAAAGAATTATTTCACAGGCTCTTTGTGTGTTTCCTTTGATGTGTCTCCAGGCTCGTCTTTCATACCAATTCTCATCTTTGCTCCTCTTAACACTGCTGCCCCTCTTTCCTCTTCATATCCCTTACACTGCAGAATCATATGTTGCACTGACACAAGTTGTTATCAATGTGTACACCTTCTAGGCCAGTGTTTCCAAGTTTATACAGCGAATAATTTAACTCATTGTGTCCAATTCTCAGCCAGATAACTCCCTCTTCTTTACAGTTCCTGCCAAGCCTTCTTTCCTAAACCCAGATACTTCTGTATACATGTGTATCAGTGTCATATGTTCAAGTATTCCtgcctctgtttttctctgtgtcttttaataattaatatttcttctgttttagtCTAGAGGACTGTCATGTTTATTTGGCCAGGATGTCAGCAGCCTCACCTCCCACCCCAACATGAGCAGGATGCCGACCAGTCAAACTCCAACATTAAGGTACATTAAGAATGAGacatgtcaaaattatgaccaCAAATAAATCATCAGACTGTTAAGCTTTTTAAGTTTAATCTTTCTTTGGCCAGAGATGTATTTCAGTTGTGTGTCTGAGGTCATAATCTCTTTGGCTGGTGTGTTTTTGAGGGATAATAAAAAGGCAGGGTATTGTAAGTATTTACTCACAGAATTACATGTATTTTAGAAGAATTTGGAGATTAGTTGAGTGGTTCTAGCTCTGAATAGATATTAAAACACTGATTATGAGTGCTAGGGCTGATAAAGCTGAGATAAAAATGAGATGAGGAGAAAACAACAGAGACAGATAAAGAGGCAGGAAATAAAAGCCCATTACAAGCGGTAAATTTTATTATGGGATAACAGCACATAAAGCACATCTAAAATCGATGTGTCCAATGCACTTTTAATAAAGGTAATATTAAAGGTACAGTTTCTAAGTACAATATAACAACATTCATATTAGaatgaaaagtatttaaaagacaacattaaatttcttatttttctttacagctgtatttacaaaatgaatcaaaatacttattttcatatttaagaATCAGACAAGAAGGAGCAAAACTACGTTTGTGAATAGACTACCTGCTAAAGAGAGTTCAAAAGAGCTGGATAAAAAGGTACATGATCATCTGTCCCCATTTCAACATCAGTAGCAAACATTTGACTTAGAAATTTGTGACAACCACACGCTAGTTTTGGGGCTTTTTCCCATAATTGGAACGGCATTtgcatgaaataataaaaacaaagaatccACCCCCTGCTCCACCCACCCTTCATGTCATGTTACCCCAACTGACTGAGCGTACATTGAAcacagaacattaaaaaaatccagatgTGTTGTTTGCATCTTTTACAAACACATACAAATACTTGATATACAATGCATCAGTAAATCTGTTcttcaatgaaataaaaaaacagacatgtagATTGCCTGAAAGTTTTTGCCTGATCAAAAAAAGTGCAGGAGTATTTTTCTGTAATATTATCTGCAAGCATTTATTGGactgacattaaaaacataCTTCTTCCCAGTTATGTTTGTCAAATAAGGTGAGAGGTGACATGTACACTTGAAAACGGACCATCAAAACATTGAAGCATTAACCTACATGAAAATGATCAACATCACATAAAGAAAGACCTGAAAAAAGCATGTGAGAGTGAGAATTTATCCTCATGTACAAAATACATTGTCACTTCAGAACACATCTggaaaaaccacaaaaaaagacaatcaGAACCATGTATGCATCTTGTTACACCGAGAGGCACTCAGTGTGATACGTTGTAGATTATTGCAAGCATATTCTCACTGATATTTGCTACAAGAGTGGAGAGAAAAGGTCAACTTTGTCCTCAAATGGCAATTCTGTCATGTACATTAGTAACATTTCATGTGGTGCAAAAAGGTTTATGAGGAAATTATTTTCAGGGTGGTCTAAAACAAGAGGATAACAAAAGCATAGCGAGGCTTTGTTTAAGTAAATCCAAGCACCACTTCCCTGCATCAGGTGAAGAACTATGCAGACACAAGAGAGGTAAATATTAAGTATCTTAAAACCTGACAAACTATAGCCTcagtgagtgttttttttacaatcagacaaagaaaaaacacaatactGCTGTTTCAGTTTGAATATTAGCATTTCTCCACGAACCCGAAAAGCATCCTTAAATAGTTTGTTAATTAGCAGATACTAGCTTTGCTATAAGTCAGAAGGAAATAAGTGCCTTATCCCAAGACGAGCACACTGATACAGGTACTGGCTGGGTAAATTTTACCACTATctttttcattatcattattatttattgagTCCTAATATCAATAATACATTAATATGTGATGAAATGAATGAACTAATAGGGTGGCCAGGCTTAGGAATCAATACTTTGTTCACAAAATTAACTTACCTAGCACCACACATCAGggcaacacaaaataaatgtcagCACACCCTATTTCTATCAAACTAATCCTAAAAGAGGGAAGCAAACTAGAAACAGAGTTATTGTACAATAAGGTGTAATtgataaacagataaatatcTTCACTGGGTAGGCCTTAGTAGCAGTATTTTCCTCTTACCTATACAGACAGAAATTACAAAGCTACCTTTATACACGTGATCAATAATAACATTAAATATGGTGAATAAACAGCCGAgaatgagggagagagaaagagagagaaaaataagatATACAGCATACAGGCCATGTCAAGTTCTTGGTTCTCCTCCTGGGAACAGAACTCGTCAAATATACAGATGAAAATATCCCCGGAAgaatcaacaacaacaaaaaaataaaacaaaaagtgataaataaGAGGTGTATTTACATGCAGATGTTCAGAGACTAGTATGCACAAAAGAATCAGGAAAAATAATACACAGACATATATTATTGCTTGACATTCGATTATGGCTAGaagttgcttttttaaaaactattcttaaatgtattttaaagtcataaatccTTATCAGCTGTGCTTTGGAGGATGTGAAAATGTGACTCAGAATTCTTGGTAACACACCGACACTTCAGCACAACTTTAAGCGTGACATAGCTCCAGTCTTCACAATTTATGGTCGAGAAAATGTACAATTTAGAGGCCAGAATTCAATTCTGATTGGGCTGTTTTAGCACTGTGAAGCTTGCTCAATGTTTCCTCACAGCTTTCTGCAGACCTGTGAATTGTTGAAGGCAGTATGTCACACTTTATAAACCTACACCTATCATGTGTGGATGGATTGAGCTTTCCAAAaccctggaaaaaaaaaaaagtccaaaaagaaAACCAGTTCCCCCTTGTCCACATAACCCTGTTCCTCTGTAATTATTAAAGCCTTGTCTGGGGTTTATTTTATTCAcacactgtgagaacaaacacattcacacacatacTATTGCTTTATACAAACAGacaacagagcagagacagaaggacCAGCACGTTTACTGAATACTATACACTGATTGAATTGCACACTTAGCATCGATCCCTTACTTAAAGAGGGATATCTCAAGTGATAACATACAGAGGGACATCACTTTACAGGCGCCGTTTATATTATGACACAAGTATCCATGTCTTTGAGGAGCATTTGCTGCTATCCTACAAATATAACAACCAcaccaaaaggtaaaaacagagCAATGTGGCTTTATTACTTTCTTAGACTGAGAGTAAGCTGAATCTGCTGGATGAAGAAAGTCAATTCAAAAGGATGAACTGTAGAGACCCGTAATTCTAACACAAGGCATATTGCTTGGTTTATATTGAACATATTACATGCTGTTCAAGCATTTAGACTTGAATGAAACACATATTTTCACCTCATGGTAGTAGACTTTGAAAATACTGAGttgtttaacaaacattttaaaagagcttAAAGAAAATTACGTTTTTTTGCtaataaataacagaaaatcaGCCAAATCTGTCTCTTCCATTCTTTCTGAACAGTAAGTGCTGCACTGTGTGCTCCTCCTTTCTAATGAGTGCTTTGAAGAGATTTTAAAGACCTCATTAATTCACAAAACCAAGTGTTCTGTGAGCTGCTTCTTCGGTCTACCTGTTTCCTCCCTGAGCATTCGCACCTCGTCTTCTTGCTCTTGCCTGGGCCACAAACTGGGCCTCTTTAACCTGGATTGTCTAGCAGTGTTTCCAGACTGGGTTTGTTTTGCTGGGAGACTGAGGTTTTACTAGTCGTAGTGGGCTTGTGCATATCCAAACAGCATTGGATCAAAACAGAGATTATTACTTAGGTACAGCATCAACCCAAACACAACAGATTTAGTATTGCATAAGAATATTTGGTTTTTCTAACAAAGAGggttatcatttttttaagacCCTGATGACACCATTTGAAACCAAAACTGGTTATTTTTTTAGTGTGACAGGAGTATGCTGTGTGCTGATAAAACTGCGGGTTTTAAAAGTGATGGAGGGgtttttgtgttgttagaaATGACCTTTTGTTGAACTTGGCCGCTGTGGCCTTGGAGTGGCCCCCATAAGGACATCAATGACAAAAGAAAAGACTCTGAACCACTCAAGTGATGAATATTCAAACCTCAACCACTTCTCATGGAACATCcctgacaaaaacaacataaattaaATCTAATGAGTACAAACAAATGTCCTCTCGAACAGAAAGCGCAAAAGAAACTCTTCCCTGAGGGGTGACAGCACAAGGCATCAACGCCTTGTACAAATTGCACAGCAGAGGAATGATCGtgtgcaaacaaaacaaaagacaaacagcTGGATTCAATGTTAGGGGTCAGTGACAGATGTATTAACATGCTTTGTTGGGTTTCTAAAGGGatatagtttttttctttttttgtttttgtttttgtttttttttgttttttttaaagaagccGCTACTGAGATTGCTGGAATGTCTTAGGTATCCATTCTACATTATAGACGAGTAGACTGGAAAGCAGAAGCAACGACTACTGTTTGGCACAACaagggtttttctttttttttttttaaaccacttgacTACCACACTGACAAGAAAGACACactcaacaaaaacagaaacacaacaacaaagcatTCTGAAAATAGCACTTGTCCTACCATTTTTATGTTCCTCCCCTAATCATACAAACAACGGCTAGTCTAATTATTGCGGGAATATAGTTAAGTGCTACCTGacatctttttctctccctccttctctttcATGAGTTTATTAACCAAAACGTGTTACAAAAATAGAAACTTTACTACCAGACAAGGCTTTGAATATTCACTTTTCCCTTCACTGTTCCTTCTGTGCCCTGTAGTGGCGTCGCTGGGCTGAGGCTGTGCTGAGAAGGCGGTAAAGTCGctcagaaacaacaacaaaaaaaacactaaaataacattttgacAGAGGCTCATGAATGTGCTTTTAGGGTTGTGTCTTTGTTGTTACGCTTGCCTGCTGTACCTCCTACCTTCCACTAGATGGAAGAGTTGGATTATAGTCTACATGGGTTTTGAACCAAAAGGATATTCAGATGTGAAGTGGATGCgcctttttttacattacatgtgaGGTTTTCACAGTTAAATCAGTACCAAACAACAGtataattaaagaaatattgcaagtGTCACCGTACAACACCTAGGCTTGATCATGAACGTAAAGAATCATGGTGTATGTGAGTGCATACTCCCTTTAAGGAGAATCAGAGCTACATTTTGACAGGTGTTGTTGAGGTAACAATGTATTAGAGTGTCTCTAACCTGCCTTCTCATCTGAGCCTCTTTTGTTCACCAGCCAGCCAGCAGTCCTTACAGACAGCCCTTACACTTCACAGACCAGTATCATCTGCAGCTCCCAGGACTAGCCTCTGTGACCATGGTTCAACTTGTATTTCTTGTGCACATGCAACACATCACTAGGTAAATATACAAGTCTTAAATTAAAGAAAGGTGTAAATAAAAGTGCCTTATCAATTCAACAATTAAGAATGGTCTAACTACTAATATCATACATGTTATTTAAAATAGATTCTATAAACAttactttttttctgtatagTAAGTACTTATGACCATATACCCTGTAGTACATTATAAAACAGGTGGAATGGACCCTTTTCATTGTGTTGGTGCCCTGTGCTTCTCCAGGGCACCTGTCCAGAGAAGGATTAATAGCAGATGGCCTTACATGATTTCACTATGCAACAATGGTGGATGGAGTCTTTGACAGCTAAAATCATTGCGTTTTCATTAGAATTACCAGAAttctatgtttcttttttaaaacttttttaaaacgaTTGTCCATAGAGAGGTGCCGATTGCATCCCCATGCCGATAGACCCTCCCTCAAAGTCGCTGTGAGTTTCAATTCCAAGAACTTTGTCCAAAAGATACGGCTGAacacaagaggaaaaaacatggcTGAACTTGAGCAAAATTTGCGCATTTATGATTATGGAGGGTAGATGCATGAAGCAGAAAGGGGAAAAGCCAATCTATTAATTTTGataggaaaatgtttttaaataatggcCTGATGAATAATACTGATAGTTATTCTTAATCCAAAACTGATTCATGCTTCCTTTAGACAATTATGAGTCATATTATAATCATAACGATGAGGGTGCAATTATTTTGTTGACAGTaaacaaatggaaaaagtaAATCACATAATTTATccttaaaatgcacaaaagagGGTCAAGTTCAGCCAGTCACAAATCATTAGTCCCTATCTCCTTTCCATGTCCAATGGGGTGTTGGGTCCCACAAGTCTTCCAACGAGAACTAAATTCAACAAAGTAAACCTTGAGGATCAACTCCCTAAGCCCTCCCCTCTGATGTAAAAGAAGAACAGCGTGCCATCTGTCCGCTCTGGTTTGTGCAGGGCACCAATAAAGTGTCTCAGATTCCTCCTCCACATTCCCCTACGGTGGGCACACTGGCACCTGGCAGGGCTGCTACCCGTCAACGGGCATGGACTGCTCAAAGTCTGATCCGAACAGCTCCTTGTATAAGGGGGGGAAGTGGGCACGCACAATGTCTGGGTATATTGCTTTGAAAGCTGTTAGCTTCTCTGTATGCCTACTGCACAGCGCTCGCAGTGTCGACACTTTGCATATCAActgtggagagagaggagacaggcTGTTTAGATTCACAGGGAGGCAAGGACATGGAGCAGTGGTAGtgaaaaacattcctccctaCAGTGTATTCCCACTCACACAGGGCCAAACAGACTTGTAAATATTGAGACAAGCACTCAGGCACGAGGAAAACTTGACACTTCATATTATGGAGCTGCTACAATTGATAAATTGCTTCTCCTCTACtgataaaatgcatttcatgtaGCATTATGAGTGGACTAAAATACTTGTTGCTAGTGGATAAAGATCTAAACAGTAGGAGGTTACATTACTAAAAGTGTAGAGCATGCTGAGCAGACAGCCTGTTTAGGTGATAGTGGATGAGTGTGCACTGTGTAAAACTACCTTTGTAAGTATACCATCCTCTCTGTGGTTCTTCTGCAGGACATGCTGGAGCGCCAGCTGGATTTTCTGCTGGAGTTTCTCCACCTTCACTTTCTCCTGAAGCCAAGACCGGTCTGAAGGTAAAACATGAAATTTCTGTGACTTTACAAGCCCATGTAGGCGTCTTTAAATGTCAGCTTTGCTCATGTGAAAAGTAAAGCCATAGCGCTACCGGGGGAGGATATTAATTGATAGAGAAAAACAGGAGGGCAACAGCGCTCCTTGTCGTGGTGAATGTGCgtctgcctctttttttccctttgcaCTGTGAGTGACACCTACCAGCAGACATCAACACAAAGGCGGAGAACAGGGCGATCTCATCCTCAGACAGGTGCATAGAACACAAGTTTTTCCCAAACTCGAAGACGGAGCTGATCAAGTCGTCACAGCCTGCCACAGCAAAGGACACAGAGAGAGGGCTTAGGATGAGGAAGACCAAAGAACAACACTCACTCTTGATCTTTATTGGGAGAGAGGCACACagggagggggagaggaagGGGGAAGGAATGAAAAAGAGCGGCATGCTGACAGCACATGGGAGCGTCTTAAGCAGAACAGGCAATGCTTTTACTGAGTTTTTGCCTCCCAGACGAGTCACTTTTGGCAGTTGGGTGGTGTTATGCAAGCCAAAATGAGGTCACTATTGAGGCTTTTAGTTAAATCAATTATCGGGGATAGAGAAAGACAGGCGGATGCCACCGCGGCTCGGGCATAGGGATTCACATACACATGCTCCTTCTTTAACATACACAGGAAGGTATAACAGAATTCAGCATTTTTACTGCCACTATGGGACATATTTACAAATTTCCATCAAAAGGCAGCTTGAAATGTAAGCAAATCCATAGTGGTGAGTCTTCCTAATGTCATGGCAGTCAAACACAAATGCTATTTGCTTTCGCTTGAGATGTTTCATGTCAGACTATCAATGATGGTTTTGATAGCACTCTCCCTAAAGACACTCCGTCTGGCTTTATTTATTCCACAGTTACAGAAGCCATATGCAGCAGAAGCTCACTAACATCTCTGTTCTACCATAAATAACTACTGCAGAGACAGCAATGCCAGGTGAGACAGGGATGAGTTCTTAGTGTTTGCTTCCAGGCCTTTAGCATGGTGCAGAGCAGAACAGCACACTCTAATTTTGGTTGTTACaccaaaaaaaagaggaatgaGAAACTGACAGGAGCATAGCAACACACAGCTCATTCAAACATGAACAATTCACTTAcctaatgacttgaacacatCAGGTCCGGCATACTTTCCATCAAAATAGACTGTGTTGTTTTGCGAGTCAAAGGCACGGCACATTCTGACAAACACAACTTCCAAAGAGCCTGTGGAGACAGACAAGAACAAGATGCTGAATCTgagctttgtttttttcccccctcacaGTTGCACATCAGTCAGGGATGCAAAACACATGATTGTGCTTTTGTGTTGTTCTTCTACAACACGAGTATCACTACCACTTTGAAATAAGGAAGCCTGCtgtgggggagggggggggggggggcatgtcTGCAGATGATAATATCATAGACAGAAGGCTATTCTTCCATATTGACATGCCAGGTAAAATTGCACTTCATTCAGTAGAGGCACAGCTTATTCATCAAGGCTTTTATTCACTAAGATAGGTAGGGAATATTTCCCATCCTGCAATTTGTACCACACTGTGGGAGTGGATAAGAGGATCAAGAAAATGTAACAGGAGCCATTATTGCCTCTGAGGGAAGAGctactgttttaaaatgtcatgtCTGACAAGGGATCTCAGTCTTTGCTTCATTATTCATATTGGCTGTGCTAATGTAAATAATACCCAGGGAGAGACCCAAGggaggtgtttgtgtgtttgtttgctgcATGTGCCGTATGTTTGTATCTGTGAGAGGATTTGTATTTGTGGATAAATATAGGTGCCAGTGTGTGCCGAGCCATATCTGCATTAAATATTCTGTAAGTACGTCTTCATGAGAGCAGTATGAATAAGCAGACATGGTGGGTgtcaaggaggagagagagggaaatggCAGCTGTCATGATAGGTATTATCAAGGCTCAGAAACACATTGCTTATCTAATGCTGTGTCCATCCCTGCTAAGTACTGTATGTAATGAATAGAAtcgacagagacagagaggaaacaggCAGGGTGGGGTCTCCTCTCTGTGACACTGTCTGTGCGTGTGAAGAAGAGGGCTTTGTGTAGTCAGGTCAGCTACGCCCTTGTGACAATGCCAGAGGGGGGTggttgtggtggtggtggtggttggtGTGGGTGAGTTTGACGGCAGCAGGGCCATGTTGACAGGCTGTCATACCTGCTTTCAGCAGCACTATCTGATCATTCTGACACAGCTCCATGAAGCCGTCGATGCGCTTGGCGAACTCCACCACATACTGAATGGCCTCTGTTATTTTGATAGCACACAGCTGCCACATGACTTCCCGGGGCTAAGACACAGATAGGAAAGAGAATGCTTTATCTGCTTTGAAACAATGGATTTGATTAGTAAAAGTGCTGTAGCTGTGGTTGAGGCTGCTTTACCTTGTTCTGGTAGCTTTCCACCTCCTCCTGCAGGAAGGCCTGCCAGGTCATCTGCTGCAGCTCCTCCCTTAGGTACTGACATGTCTCCATGTGTGATTTAGAGATGTTCTGAGCCAGGTGCTCTGCAACACAACCATCGTCACAAACCAAAAAGATCACAGCTTAGATATGAATGTTGCTCACAAGGCCATGTGAAAGCGGAGACCCCGGTGATGAAATATGCCacaggaaaagaagatttaTTTACTGAGATTTCAAGAAGGAGGAGAGGCGGATACGCGTGGGCTTTTTTTTGACTGGGAAAAGGCTTGTTGACATTTCCTTTTACCGCCTGCAGGAAGCTCATAACTTAAGGTTGAGGCAAAGCCAATCTAGTTATGACACAAATGcatagagaggaggaggggtgcCACGTTGCTCACTCAAACAAAGGTCACATTTTCTCTGAGAGAAATATTGAGTATAAGAATTTAAATGGTTTTGAAAACACATCTGTTAAAAGGAGTTCCTAGGCACAGGGGAGCCTAAAAAAATGATTTCCCCAGACGCCTGCCCTGCTGGATCCTGATTGGCCCTAATTAATGGAAactaattacaaaaaaagaggCTCTTTTAATGAGTGTTGGAGATGAGTCTCCAACCTCCTGCTATTTTAAGCAACCTTTGTGTCGTTTGCCCCACGGTTGAGTTgttctcccccctcctcctttttgcggtctctcctcctgtctccccCTGCCTCTCTCCTGCTCCTTACCTAGTTCAGCCATGGACACGGTGGGGGACGTTTCTCCATTGGTGAAGGAGCAGTAAGGGAAGAAGCCAGAGCCGGGGGCAAAGTCGCAGATGGGCTCCGGCTTGATGCCGTTGATGTCCAGGCCTGACTGGTCAGGAGATGGCTGGATGTCTAGATAGAAGCTGCTGACCGCCGAGTCTGGTTTGCTGCCATCAGGGGTGTGACCGTCCATGTAGCCGCTGAGGTCATCATGGAGCTCTGTGAGACCGTTGGCTGAGAGGCCGTAGCTGGGTGTGAGCGGCTCTGCCTCTCCGGGCTGTTGTTGGTGGTcgcgctgctgctgctgcagccgaTGCTTCTGGACCTCAGCGTACAGGCTGTCTCGCTGCTTCTTTGACATACGGCCAAACTTCACCGCTGCAATAAGAAGGAGATGATGTGTCAGACTGGAGTTAAATACACAGTCAGTCAAACAATTCTCAATAGGTGGCACTGAGAGGCTTTTTTTGGAAGAGTTATTAGAATCaactgaaaataatttttaacattgaaaaatgtaaagaagGTGGTGGTTTTTTAACTTATGCATCCTCTGCAGCTTCTTCTGAGTAATTAAGACAACATTGTTTAGTCTTCATTTTACATACAAACAACTTAAACAATCTAGGCAGTTGTGTTGGCAACCAACTCAAATTAACCTCTTTTCTCgcctttttcttatttttttaaatccatgttGAACAGTTTCTCTTACCTAATCTGATTTTAGGATCCTGACACTCATTTGTGGAAAGTGTTAGAAACAGTGGAGCAGCTCTGGGGCAAATCAAATTATCTCAAACTTTTAGCTGAAGTGTTGCtcctttgacaaaaaaactacaaaaactgGAAATT
The sequence above is a segment of the Cheilinus undulatus linkage group 9, ASM1832078v1, whole genome shotgun sequence genome. Coding sequences within it:
- the roraa gene encoding nuclear receptor ROR-alpha A isoform X1; the protein is MDSPPDPASDPGNSASEPATPVRETPVNLETLRKADHPAPVRRQTCSSTNRGISVTKKTHTSQIEIIPCKICGDKSSGIHYGVITCEGCKGFFRRSQQSNAAYSCPRQKNCLIDRTSRNRCQHCRLQKCLAVGMSRDAVKFGRMSKKQRDSLYAEVQKHRLQQQQRDHQQQPGEAEPLTPSYGLSANGLTELHDDLSGYMDGHTPDGSKPDSAVSSFYLDIQPSPDQSGLDINGIKPEPICDFAPGSGFFPYCSFTNGETSPTVSMAELEHLAQNISKSHMETCQYLREELQQMTWQAFLQEEVESYQNKPREVMWQLCAIKITEAIQYVVEFAKRIDGFMELCQNDQIVLLKAGSLEVVFVRMCRAFDSQNNTVYFDGKYAGPDVFKSLGCDDLISSVFEFGKNLCSMHLSEDEIALFSAFVLMSADRSWLQEKVKVEKLQQKIQLALQHVLQKNHREDGILTKLICKVSTLRALCSRHTEKLTAFKAIYPDIVRAHFPPLYKELFGSDFEQSMPVDG
- the roraa gene encoding nuclear receptor ROR-alpha A isoform X2; protein product: MMYFVISAMKAQIEIIPCKICGDKSSGIHYGVITCEGCKGFFRRSQQSNAAYSCPRQKNCLIDRTSRNRCQHCRLQKCLAVGMSRDAVKFGRMSKKQRDSLYAEVQKHRLQQQQRDHQQQPGEAEPLTPSYGLSANGLTELHDDLSGYMDGHTPDGSKPDSAVSSFYLDIQPSPDQSGLDINGIKPEPICDFAPGSGFFPYCSFTNGETSPTVSMAELEHLAQNISKSHMETCQYLREELQQMTWQAFLQEEVESYQNKPREVMWQLCAIKITEAIQYVVEFAKRIDGFMELCQNDQIVLLKAGSLEVVFVRMCRAFDSQNNTVYFDGKYAGPDVFKSLGCDDLISSVFEFGKNLCSMHLSEDEIALFSAFVLMSADRSWLQEKVKVEKLQQKIQLALQHVLQKNHREDGILTKLICKVSTLRALCSRHTEKLTAFKAIYPDIVRAHFPPLYKELFGSDFEQSMPVDG